A region of Kribbella sp. NBC_01245 DNA encodes the following proteins:
- a CDS encoding carbohydrate ABC transporter permease, whose product MANFAGRPSAWYRSGGLSAVVFVLPLLLVFLYFSWGPIVRGLVLSFQKNNLVTTPEWVGMANFSYVLTDPQLPQAAMNTLYFALLALIFGFPVPLFLAVFISELRSTGWLYNVFSYLPAVVPPVAAILLWKFFYDPSSAGVFNTILGWIGIDPLPWLNSSTLAMPAIVLEATWAGAGATSIIYLAALTGVRTELYEAAELDGAGIWSRVWHVTLPQIRGIILIMMLLQLIGTFQVFTEPFLFTGGGPDNATTTILLLIYRYAFINGDFGAATALSVLLAIVLCVLSVVYHLLTRRWSTT is encoded by the coding sequence ATGGCCAACTTCGCGGGCCGCCCGTCCGCCTGGTATCGGTCCGGCGGGCTCAGCGCCGTCGTCTTCGTCCTGCCGTTGCTGCTGGTCTTCCTCTACTTCTCGTGGGGGCCGATCGTTCGCGGCCTGGTGCTCAGTTTCCAGAAGAACAACCTGGTCACCACGCCCGAGTGGGTCGGCATGGCCAACTTCAGCTACGTACTGACCGATCCGCAGTTGCCTCAAGCAGCGATGAACACGTTGTACTTCGCCCTGCTGGCGTTGATCTTCGGCTTCCCGGTGCCGTTGTTCCTCGCGGTCTTCATCAGCGAGTTGCGCAGCACCGGTTGGCTCTACAACGTCTTCTCGTACCTACCGGCCGTCGTGCCGCCAGTGGCCGCGATCCTGTTGTGGAAGTTCTTCTACGATCCGAGTAGCGCGGGCGTTTTCAACACCATCTTGGGTTGGATCGGCATCGACCCATTGCCCTGGCTCAACTCGTCCACCTTGGCGATGCCCGCCATCGTGCTCGAGGCGACCTGGGCCGGCGCGGGTGCCACGTCGATCATCTATCTGGCCGCGCTCACCGGCGTACGGACGGAGTTGTACGAGGCCGCCGAGCTGGATGGTGCGGGCATCTGGTCGCGCGTCTGGCACGTCACGCTGCCGCAGATCCGCGGAATCATCCTGATCATGATGCTGCTGCAGCTGATCGGCACGTTCCAGGTGTTCACCGAGCCGTTCCTGTTCACCGGTGGCGGTCCCGACAACGCGACCACGACGATCCTGCTGCTGATCTACCGCTATGCCTTCATCAACGGCGACTTCGGCGCGGCCACCGCGTTGAGTGTGCTGCTGGCGATCGTGCTGTGCGTGCTGTCGGTGGTCTATCACCTGCTCACCCGGAGGTGGAGTACCACATGA
- a CDS encoding ABC transporter substrate-binding protein has product MTRSSARSFAAFTTTAALLTLTACADDSGPAAGGSIDQNAPVTITIGDRPTPDKPADVAAFDRNVKAFMEKHQNITVKSTETKWDAQTFQAQVAGGSLPTVMNISFTEPQNMIPNKQLPDITEELKLVDLTKDLNPETLKIVQDGEGRIYGVPIDVFSVGLAYNRALFTQAGLDPDKPPTTWDEVRAYAKQIKEKTGKAGYAQLTKDNTGGWMLTTMTYSMGGTVQSTDGKKSTFNDAPTKKALQLLKDMRWTDDTMGTNFLYNQEEIRQDFAAGKIGMVLQAPDAYDMTVKNFGMKPTDYGHGALPQDGGPHGTLSGGSIKMINPKATKNEIVAALKWIKSQEFDKYTSEALAVENAKNSIADKGFVGRPGISPLSQETYDQYNKWREPYANVPVKQFQGYIDSTKSLKLLPEPSNKAQEVYALLDPVVQQVLTKQDADIDKLLTDAATKIDARLGR; this is encoded by the coding sequence ATGACGAGAAGTTCGGCCAGGTCGTTCGCGGCCTTCACGACGACCGCCGCCCTGCTCACCCTGACCGCCTGCGCAGACGACAGCGGTCCGGCCGCCGGGGGATCGATCGATCAGAACGCGCCGGTGACGATCACCATCGGGGACCGGCCGACCCCGGACAAACCGGCCGACGTGGCGGCGTTCGACCGCAACGTCAAGGCGTTCATGGAGAAGCACCAGAACATCACGGTGAAGTCGACCGAGACGAAATGGGATGCACAGACCTTCCAGGCTCAGGTGGCCGGTGGATCCCTTCCGACAGTGATGAATATCAGCTTCACCGAACCGCAGAACATGATCCCCAACAAGCAGCTCCCGGACATCACCGAGGAGCTCAAGCTGGTGGATCTGACCAAGGACCTCAACCCCGAAACGCTGAAGATCGTCCAGGACGGCGAGGGCCGGATCTACGGGGTGCCGATCGACGTGTTCTCGGTCGGCCTGGCGTACAACCGGGCGCTGTTCACCCAGGCCGGGCTCGACCCGGACAAGCCGCCGACGACCTGGGACGAGGTCCGTGCGTACGCGAAGCAGATCAAGGAGAAGACCGGTAAGGCCGGCTATGCCCAGCTGACCAAGGACAACACCGGCGGCTGGATGCTCACCACGATGACGTACAGCATGGGTGGCACCGTCCAGAGCACCGATGGCAAGAAGAGCACCTTCAACGACGCGCCGACCAAGAAGGCGCTGCAGCTGCTGAAGGACATGCGCTGGACCGACGACACGATGGGCACGAACTTCCTCTACAACCAGGAGGAGATCCGCCAGGACTTCGCCGCGGGCAAGATCGGCATGGTCCTGCAGGCGCCGGACGCGTACGACATGACGGTCAAGAACTTCGGCATGAAGCCGACGGACTACGGCCACGGCGCGCTGCCGCAGGACGGTGGCCCGCACGGCACGCTCAGCGGTGGCTCGATCAAGATGATCAACCCGAAGGCCACGAAGAACGAGATCGTCGCCGCGCTGAAGTGGATCAAGTCGCAGGAGTTCGACAAGTACACCAGCGAGGCGCTCGCGGTCGAGAACGCCAAGAACTCCATCGCGGACAAGGGTTTTGTCGGCCGCCCGGGCATCTCGCCGCTGAGCCAGGAGACGTACGACCAGTACAACAAGTGGCGCGAGCCGTACGCCAACGTGCCGGTCAAGCAGTTCCAGGGTTACATCGACTCGACCAAGTCGCTCAAGCTGCTGCCCGAGCCGTCGAACAAGGCGCAAGAGGTGTACGCCCTGCTTGACCCGGTCGTGCAGCAGGTGCTGACCAAGCAGGACGCAGACATCGACAAACTACTCACCGACGCCGCAACCAAGATCGACGCACGCCTTGGTAGGTAG
- a CDS encoding class I SAM-dependent methyltransferase, giving the protein MERVQFTEEQSTMLATLYGRALDARSAEPILGDPTAQEAVARIDYDFAKFRMGPDHALSIALRAKVFDDWTRDFIELHPNGMVVHLGCGLDSRVYRIDPPESVLWFDVDYPATIDLRKRLYPARASYELVGSSVLDLNWVDHLPADRPTLVMGEGLTMYLDPVGAPALLSALVRYLPEGEMAFDFYSRSGLKAQKLNSIVRRAGATLTWGIDDPSELEPLGLKLAERIGVLDFITPEVTARVSPATRAQMWLAKRVPYLANMGSLLRFTF; this is encoded by the coding sequence GTGGAGAGAGTTCAGTTCACCGAAGAGCAGTCCACGATGTTGGCGACCCTTTACGGGCGGGCGCTCGATGCCCGTTCGGCCGAGCCGATACTGGGCGATCCGACCGCCCAGGAGGCCGTCGCGCGGATCGACTACGACTTCGCCAAGTTCCGGATGGGCCCGGATCACGCGCTCTCGATCGCCTTGCGGGCAAAGGTTTTCGACGACTGGACCCGCGATTTCATCGAGCTCCACCCGAACGGCATGGTCGTCCACCTCGGCTGCGGCCTGGACAGCCGGGTCTACCGGATCGACCCGCCCGAGTCGGTGCTGTGGTTCGACGTCGACTACCCGGCCACGATCGACCTGCGCAAACGCCTCTACCCCGCGCGTGCGTCGTACGAGCTGGTCGGCAGCTCGGTGCTCGACCTCAACTGGGTGGACCATCTCCCGGCGGATCGGCCGACGCTGGTGATGGGCGAAGGCCTCACGATGTACCTCGACCCGGTCGGTGCTCCGGCGTTGCTTTCCGCGTTGGTGCGGTACCTACCCGAGGGCGAGATGGCCTTCGACTTCTACAGCCGCTCCGGCCTCAAGGCGCAGAAGCTCAACTCGATCGTGCGACGGGCCGGCGCCACGCTCACCTGGGGTATCGACGACCCGAGCGAGCTGGAACCACTCGGCCTGAAGTTGGCCGAGCGCATCGGCGTACTCGACTTCATCACGCCAGAGGTGACGGCCCGCGTCTCCCCCGCCACCCGCGCGCAGATGTGGCTGGCGAAACGCGTTCCGTATCTCGCCAATATGGGCTCGCTGCTCCGCTTTACCTTCTAG